Proteins encoded in a region of the Methanofastidiosum sp. genome:
- a CDS encoding homocitrate synthase family protein: protein MKSFVSPYNFVEEIKIKVDPKNIIVYDTTLRDGEQTPGICFTPDEKIEIAIKLNELGIPQIEAGFPVVSDGERRAIRNITKQSLNSEILALTRTLKSDIDVALSCDVDGIITFIGVSDLHLKHKLKMTREQALSKAVEAVEYGKDHGIFVAFTAEDSTRTDLDFLIELYKATTDAGADRVHIADTTGSIRPMGMKYLVSQIKNNIDNTLGIHCHDDFGLAVANSLAAFEAGARAISTTVNGIGERAGNASLEEVIMNLRLLYGIEMPFKYEVLYELSRLVEKYTTMPVPKNKSIVGDNVFSHESGIHVSAVRAEPLTYEPYMPEFVGQKRRIILGKHCGMSCIEYKLDELGLSVPQNEKEILILKVKEMAERGAKVGDKEFKNMVQEILSKG, encoded by the coding sequence ATGAAATCATTTGTTAGCCCTTATAATTTCGTCGAAGAAATAAAAATAAAAGTAGATCCGAAAAATATTATTGTATATGACACCACTTTAAGGGACGGAGAGCAGACCCCAGGAATTTGCTTCACACCTGATGAGAAAATAGAAATTGCTATTAAATTAAACGAGTTGGGTATCCCACAAATTGAAGCAGGATTTCCAGTTGTATCTGATGGTGAAAGAAGGGCAATAAGGAATATAACAAAGCAGTCTCTAAATTCAGAAATACTTGCTCTGACAAGAACATTAAAAAGTGATATTGATGTTGCTTTATCTTGTGATGTTGATGGAATTATTACTTTTATTGGAGTTTCAGACCTCCATTTAAAACATAAGTTAAAAATGACTAGGGAACAGGCACTCTCAAAGGCCGTTGAGGCTGTCGAGTATGGCAAAGATCATGGAATTTTTGTTGCTTTCACCGCAGAAGATTCTACAAGAACTGATTTAGATTTTCTAATTGAACTTTACAAAGCGACAACTGATGCAGGCGCAGACAGAGTTCACATAGCCGATACAACTGGATCTATAAGGCCCATGGGAATGAAATATCTTGTTAGTCAAATAAAGAATAATATAGACAACACACTAGGAATCCACTGTCATGATGATTTTGGTCTTGCAGTAGCTAACTCTCTTGCCGCTTTTGAAGCAGGAGCTAGAGCTATATCCACAACAGTTAATGGGATAGGGGAAAGGGCAGGTAATGCGTCTCTTGAAGAAGTTATAATGAATCTTAGGCTCTTGTATGGTATAGAGATGCCTTTTAAGTATGAAGTGTTATACGAACTTTCAAGATTAGTTGAAAAGTACACTACAATGCCTGTGCCAAAAAATAAATCTATTGTCGGGGATAACGTTTTTTCGCATGAATCAGGGATACATGTTTCTGCAGTTAGGGCGGAACCATTGACATATGAACCTTATATGCCGGAGTTTGTTGGTCAAAAAAGAAGGATTATTCTTGGAAAGCACTGCGGAATGAGTTGTATTGAATATAAACTAGACGAATTAGGCCTATCTGTACCTCAAAACGAAAAAGAAATCTTAATCCTAAAAGTAAAGGAGATGGCTGAAAGAGGTGCAAAAGTAGGCGATAAAGAATTTAAGAATATGGTCCAAGAAATTCTTTCAAAAGGTTAG
- a CDS encoding PQQ-binding-like beta-propeller repeat protein, whose product MKKISLFLILILFNISIMNIFADELTWSYETDDDIASVAASSDGAYIVVGSYDNYLHLLNKNGTQLWKFQTGSNVESVAISANGQYIVAGSWDKRVYLLNKSGQKIWDKVTSDQVNTVNITPDGNYITAITKNYSVFVYDKAGSQIMAYDSRNRLATSSVSPDGSYIVNGTNDSNIFMLSRSGDRLWEYKTGGNVQSISLTPDASSIVAGAFDSKVYVFDRKGSLLWSKPTGTATHLVSITKDGSKIFVADLNDNIYLFDSSGKQLLKRKLNDKANAVTMSPNGDYIAVSSLDRVISLISSSGSLLWSKENESAFNSLFLTTDGKLVAGSKDNKVYFYDLSSFIMPGTSQIPKESIPVEGSQTPVSDTKPPLTTNDNPPSGTVPDTTSTTSSSFPFIYIVPIAIVLVVIAAVVFMKKGKTSTTPIITKEAPIKDQIKCPSCGSPIEKGIKFCGSCGNDIKEKVDLKCPNCGATIGKDSSFCPECGQKI is encoded by the coding sequence ATGAAGAAAATTAGTCTATTTTTGATCCTGATATTATTTAATATATCTATAATGAATATTTTTGCTGATGAGCTAACTTGGAGCTATGAAACAGACGACGATATCGCCTCAGTTGCGGCATCTTCTGATGGAGCCTACATCGTAGTTGGGTCCTACGATAATTATTTACATCTTTTAAATAAAAATGGAACTCAATTATGGAAATTTCAGACAGGCAGTAATGTAGAATCAGTTGCAATATCTGCCAACGGGCAGTATATCGTAGCAGGTTCTTGGGATAAGAGGGTTTATTTATTAAATAAATCAGGGCAGAAGATTTGGGATAAAGTAACATCTGACCAAGTCAATACTGTTAATATAACTCCAGATGGAAACTATATAACAGCAATCACAAAGAATTATAGTGTTTTCGTATATGATAAAGCCGGAAGTCAAATTATGGCATATGATTCAAGGAATAGGCTAGCCACATCTTCAGTTTCTCCCGACGGTTCTTACATAGTTAATGGAACAAACGATAGTAATATTTTCATGCTTTCAAGATCTGGTGACCGTCTATGGGAATACAAGACGGGAGGTAATGTTCAATCAATTTCTCTTACTCCTGATGCTTCTTCTATCGTTGCAGGAGCATTTGATAGCAAAGTTTATGTTTTTGATAGAAAAGGTTCTCTACTTTGGTCCAAACCAACCGGAACTGCAACACATTTAGTGTCAATCACTAAAGATGGTTCTAAGATATTTGTTGCTGATCTAAATGACAATATTTATTTATTTGACTCTTCTGGCAAACAATTACTCAAAAGAAAGTTAAACGACAAAGCAAATGCTGTAACAATGTCGCCCAATGGAGATTATATTGCCGTAAGTTCACTTGATAGAGTAATCAGCTTAATAAGTAGTTCTGGAAGTTTGTTGTGGAGTAAGGAGAATGAAAGTGCATTTAATTCATTATTCTTGACTACAGATGGAAAATTAGTGGCAGGATCAAAAGATAATAAAGTCTACTTCTATGATTTGAGTTCATTTATTATGCCAGGAACATCGCAAATTCCTAAAGAATCGATACCTGTAGAAGGCTCTCAAACACCTGTTTCTGATACTAAACCACCTCTCACAACTAATGACAATCCTCCTTCTGGAACAGTCCCTGATACAACATCTACAACTTCTTCTAGTTTTCCATTTATCTACATAGTACCCATAGCAATAGTATTAGTTGTAATAGCGGCAGTAGTATTTATGAAAAAAGGGAAAACATCAACTACTCCAATAATAACAAAAGAAGCTCCAATAAAAGACCAAATCAAATGTCCATCATGTGGATCACCTATTGAAAAAGGGATTAAATTCTGTGGCAGTTGTGGAAACGATATCAAAGAAAAAGTAGATTTAAAATGCCCTAATTGCGGTGCAACAATCGGGAAAGACAGTAGTTTTTGTCCCGAATGCGGTCAAAAAATTTAA
- the argG gene encoding argininosuccinate synthase, which produces MEEILTKFEGVDVPSVKKVAVAYSGGVDSCLCIELLKRVYNAKEIVPIMIDVGQGKEEIDIAFEKAKILKIEPVVIDAKEDFVKKWIPMAIMANSDYMGYPVSTSMTRQLIANIVALKGKELGCDALMEGSSGKGNDQYRMHNVFKLFAPELNVLVPVRDFDLTRKEEEKLCELWGIYVTEKITGGDDKTLWCRSIASGAIDLDQELPDNLWMWTRSIESTPDVPTFVDITFEKGVPVSLNGRKIGLLELLTELNTVGGMHGIGKIDIFEEGIMNLKSREIYEAPAATIILKLHKDLEQMCLTKEEILFKKTIEQKWGYLVYHGGWFHPLKDSLDSYIIKSQEHINGNYKVKLFKGNVEIVKRESASSLFAPEIRSIKVGGMDQRISKDAAKVMGLMYEVLAKRSR; this is translated from the coding sequence ATGGAAGAAATACTAACAAAATTTGAAGGGGTCGACGTACCCTCTGTAAAAAAAGTTGCAGTTGCTTACTCCGGAGGAGTTGATTCTTGTCTATGTATAGAACTACTAAAAAGAGTATACAACGCAAAAGAGATCGTACCTATAATGATCGATGTTGGTCAAGGAAAAGAAGAAATTGACATTGCATTTGAAAAGGCAAAGATACTAAAAATAGAGCCAGTTGTTATAGACGCAAAAGAAGATTTTGTAAAAAAATGGATACCTATGGCAATAATGGCAAACTCAGACTATATGGGCTATCCAGTGAGCACGTCAATGACGAGGCAATTAATAGCCAATATAGTTGCCCTCAAAGGCAAAGAATTGGGCTGCGATGCCCTAATGGAAGGTTCAAGCGGCAAGGGTAATGATCAGTATAGAATGCATAATGTATTCAAATTGTTTGCCCCTGAACTAAATGTATTGGTGCCCGTAAGGGATTTTGATCTTACAAGAAAAGAAGAAGAAAAACTTTGTGAATTATGGGGGATATATGTCACAGAAAAGATTACCGGAGGAGATGACAAAACTCTATGGTGCAGATCTATTGCAAGCGGAGCAATTGACCTTGATCAAGAGCTTCCGGATAATCTATGGATGTGGACAAGGTCCATTGAGAGTACACCTGATGTTCCTACTTTTGTAGATATTACTTTTGAAAAGGGTGTTCCAGTATCTTTAAACGGAAGAAAAATTGGATTGTTAGAGCTCTTGACAGAGCTTAATACTGTTGGGGGAATGCATGGTATTGGTAAAATAGACATATTTGAAGAAGGCATAATGAATCTCAAAAGCAGAGAGATTTATGAAGCACCGGCGGCTACAATTATCCTAAAACTTCACAAAGATTTAGAACAGATGTGCCTCACAAAGGAAGAAATCCTGTTTAAAAAGACAATAGAACAAAAATGGGGTTACCTAGTATACCACGGAGGATGGTTCCATCCATTAAAAGATTCCCTTGACAGCTATATCATCAAGAGCCAAGAGCATATTAATGGAAACTATAAAGTGAAATTGTTCAAAGGAAATGTCGAGATCGTAAAGAGGGAATCAGCTTCGTCGTTATTTGCCCCTGAAATAAGGTCAATTAAAGTTGGAGGCATGGATCAAAGAATTTCAAAGGACGCAGCAAAAGTTATGGGCCTTATGTACGAAGTTTTGGCCAAAAGGTCCAGATAA
- the argH gene encoding argininosuccinate lyase, whose product MAKLWKKKYELDKAVEDFTVGDDYLWDMKLVKADAIGNIAHSTMLQKIGILSEEELLKIKKNLIDILNLNEQGKFIINKEDEDVHTAVENFLTDKLGDVGKKIHTARSRNDQINLDIRLYSKERLFEMMESVLNLCKILLEFSKENEFVPMPGRTHTQRAMPSSVGLWTSAILESLLDDFYLLKSSFKINDQSPLGSAASYGVNLNIDREYVASLLGFEKVQNNVLYANNSRGKTESIIIFALSQIMMDLSKFANDLILFSIPEFNYFTLPEDFCGGSSLMPQKRNPALLELTRAKANVVNSLYFRVTGIITSLYSGYNRDFQLTKGPLMESFDITQQTLYILGYFIPKIKVNKEILIESFSPEVYATDRVLELVKEGTPFRDAYKEVGTNLESLKNKDPVKNIKSKTHTGATGNLGLDNIEKRIKEEEKELLSKKEVFIKRIGQLTKI is encoded by the coding sequence ATGGCAAAACTTTGGAAAAAAAAATATGAACTTGACAAAGCTGTTGAAGATTTTACAGTTGGAGATGATTATCTCTGGGATATGAAGCTAGTAAAAGCTGATGCCATAGGAAATATCGCTCATTCAACAATGCTTCAAAAAATAGGAATTCTTTCTGAAGAAGAACTTCTAAAAATTAAAAAGAATCTAATTGATATATTAAACCTTAACGAACAAGGTAAATTTATAATAAATAAAGAAGATGAAGACGTACATACTGCTGTAGAAAATTTCTTGACGGATAAATTAGGTGATGTTGGTAAAAAGATTCATACTGCAAGGAGTAGAAACGACCAGATAAACTTAGATATCCGATTATATTCAAAAGAAAGACTATTTGAGATGATGGAAAGTGTTCTAAATCTTTGCAAGATACTACTAGAGTTCTCAAAAGAAAATGAATTCGTGCCCATGCCAGGGAGAACCCATACTCAGAGAGCTATGCCCTCCTCTGTAGGGCTTTGGACAAGCGCCATCCTAGAAAGTCTCCTTGATGATTTTTATCTATTGAAAAGTTCTTTCAAGATTAATGATCAATCCCCCTTAGGAAGTGCTGCAAGTTATGGTGTTAATCTTAATATTGATAGAGAATATGTTGCATCTCTTCTAGGATTTGAAAAAGTGCAGAATAATGTTCTGTATGCAAATAATAGCAGGGGAAAAACAGAATCTATAATTATATTTGCTCTATCTCAGATAATGATGGACCTTTCAAAGTTTGCTAATGATTTAATCTTATTTTCTATACCTGAGTTCAATTATTTTACCTTACCGGAAGACTTTTGTGGTGGTTCAAGCCTTATGCCTCAAAAAAGAAATCCTGCTTTGCTTGAACTTACAAGGGCTAAAGCAAACGTTGTAAACTCCCTATACTTTAGGGTAACAGGAATAATAACTTCCCTTTATTCAGGATACAATAGAGACTTCCAACTGACCAAAGGCCCTTTAATGGAAAGTTTTGATATTACTCAGCAAACATTATACATCCTAGGATATTTCATTCCAAAAATAAAAGTAAACAAAGAAATATTGATTGAGTCCTTTTCTCCTGAAGTCTATGCAACAGACAGAGTATTGGAACTTGTAAAGGAAGGAACACCATTTAGAGATGCTTACAAAGAAGTTGGGACAAATCTAGAATCATTAAAAAATAAAGACCCAGTTAAAAATATAAAATCAAAGACACATACAGGAGCTACTGGAAATCTTGGACTTGATAATATAGAAAAGAGGATAAAAGAAGAAGAAAAAGAGCTTTTATCTAAAAAAGAAGTATTCATCAAAAGAATAGGTCAATTGACCAAAATTTAG
- a CDS encoding hydroxyacid dehydrogenase, producing the protein MKILVASDIAEEGISKLKKEFEVDVKKGISKEEILSIIENYDGVIVRSKPNITEDIIKKGKNLKVVARAGVGLDNVDVNCCQGLGVKVVNSPQASSDSVAELAFGLMLSVSRNIARADRLTRENRWEKKSLMGHELNGKTLGIVGFGRIGRNIGRMAKACGMSLIAYDPLLTDEQIKSGEAEPVTLEKLIERSDVITLHVPLIDSTKHMISDKEFEKMKNNAIIINTSRGGIIDEDALCKALSSGKILGAGLDVFEEEPPMNSKLLEFDNVVLTQHIGASTHEAQKRAGIMIAEEVIKALKCK; encoded by the coding sequence ATGAAGATTCTTGTTGCATCAGACATTGCAGAAGAAGGTATATCAAAACTCAAAAAAGAGTTTGAAGTTGATGTAAAAAAGGGTATTTCTAAAGAAGAGATTTTATCTATTATAGAAAACTATGATGGAGTAATTGTTAGAAGTAAACCCAATATAACTGAAGACATAATAAAAAAGGGTAAAAATCTGAAGGTTGTGGCTAGAGCCGGTGTCGGACTTGACAATGTAGATGTCAATTGCTGCCAAGGACTAGGAGTAAAAGTTGTAAACTCACCACAGGCAAGCTCTGATTCTGTAGCCGAACTTGCTTTTGGATTGATGCTATCTGTTTCTAGAAATATTGCAAGAGCAGATAGATTAACAAGAGAAAATAGATGGGAAAAAAAATCCCTTATGGGCCACGAACTCAATGGTAAAACTTTGGGAATTGTTGGATTTGGAAGAATCGGAAGAAATATCGGCAGAATGGCAAAAGCATGTGGTATGAGTCTAATTGCCTATGATCCTTTACTAACAGATGAGCAGATAAAAAGTGGTGAAGCTGAACCTGTTACTCTTGAAAAACTAATTGAAAGAAGTGACGTTATTACACTACACGTACCATTGATTGATTCCACAAAGCATATGATTTCAGACAAAGAATTTGAAAAAATGAAAAATAATGCGATCATAATCAATACCTCCCGAGGAGGGATAATTGATGAAGATGCGCTTTGCAAAGCATTGTCGTCTGGGAAGATACTAGGTGCTGGTCTTGATGTGTTCGAAGAAGAGCCGCCGATGAATAGCAAGCTTCTAGAGTTTGATAACGTAGTTCTGACTCAGCACATAGGAGCATCAACCCATGAAGCCCAGAAAAGGGCAGGGATTATGATTGCTGAAGAGGTCATTAAAGCATTAAAATGTAAATAA
- a CDS encoding thiamine pyrophosphate-binding protein, with protein MKNSYSGAELISKAINDSGVETLFWYPGREILPLYHELKDSGVSIIRSSHEQCAVHSADGFYRASGRISSALTSTGPGSVNAMMGLACAYKDGSSLVLITGQVPTYMLGTDAFEEVDLLSMTSAITKKNIRVKDELYRELRDSFSQAISGRPRPVHIEVPTDLFEQQYFSDFEYNETITKNKLDIDKIKLAIKLINESERPLILSGYGSINSSSGNTIYSLSTKIGAPIVTTLPGRGIIDEDDPRAFGTLGVRGTNNSKMAFEKSDLLISFGVKFSDRTSYDISGSSKKIIDVNLEKNKKNILFDLSLVGDLNEIINNITIGVSRKSDLWINKNPIRKFDGISSSSKPLKPQAAIYEIFEKLNKDDIVVTDTGSITVWAHLLKKVHIPRTFICSHSFGAMGFGLPASIGAKLSNPEKRVILITGDGGLLMVLGELLTLPENNIDVKVFLIDNGVLGTIKQYEDTKFEGKYSFSLGKKDFVAISKGLGVPALKVEGKGEMKKGIRETLNSEGPMLLDIITNPKEKVPSGGI; from the coding sequence ATGAAAAATTCATATTCCGGAGCGGAATTAATATCCAAAGCAATAAACGATTCAGGAGTTGAAACACTTTTTTGGTATCCTGGGAGGGAGATATTGCCACTATACCATGAACTGAAAGATAGTGGTGTTTCTATTATTAGGTCTTCTCATGAGCAGTGCGCAGTTCACAGCGCCGATGGATTTTACAGGGCTAGCGGTAGAATATCCTCCGCACTCACGTCAACTGGCCCCGGATCAGTCAATGCAATGATGGGGCTGGCATGTGCATATAAAGATGGCTCATCGTTAGTGCTAATCACTGGACAAGTTCCTACCTATATGCTTGGAACTGATGCTTTTGAGGAAGTTGATTTACTTTCAATGACTTCTGCCATAACAAAGAAGAATATTAGAGTTAAAGATGAGCTATATCGAGAATTAAGAGATTCATTTAGTCAGGCAATATCTGGCCGACCAAGACCAGTTCATATTGAAGTTCCAACAGATTTATTTGAACAACAATACTTTTCTGACTTTGAATACAATGAAACTATAACAAAAAATAAACTTGACATCGACAAAATTAAACTTGCCATTAAATTGATTAACGAATCTGAAAGACCTTTGATTCTTTCTGGTTATGGCTCTATTAATTCAAGCTCAGGAAATACTATTTACTCTTTATCTACTAAAATTGGGGCGCCGATAGTTACAACGCTTCCAGGGAGAGGGATAATAGATGAAGATGATCCTCGCGCATTTGGAACCCTTGGTGTAAGGGGTACAAATAATTCCAAAATGGCCTTTGAAAAATCAGATCTATTAATATCCTTTGGAGTCAAATTTTCTGATAGAACTTCTTATGATATATCAGGTAGTTCAAAAAAAATAATAGATGTAAATTTAGAGAAAAATAAAAAAAATATCTTGTTTGACCTATCTCTTGTTGGTGATTTAAATGAAATAATTAACAATATAACGATTGGCGTTTCCAGAAAATCTGACCTTTGGATTAATAAAAATCCTATTAGAAAGTTTGATGGAATCTCATCTTCCTCTAAACCTTTGAAGCCACAAGCCGCTATTTATGAAATATTTGAAAAGCTAAATAAGGATGATATTGTTGTTACAGACACGGGGTCAATAACAGTATGGGCGCATTTGCTGAAAAAAGTTCATATCCCTAGGACATTTATTTGCTCCCACTCTTTTGGTGCAATGGGATTTGGATTACCCGCCTCCATAGGGGCCAAATTATCAAATCCTGAAAAGAGGGTAATATTGATAACAGGTGACGGCGGACTTTTGATGGTATTGGGGGAGTTATTAACCCTCCCGGAAAATAATATTGATGTGAAAGTATTCCTTATAGATAACGGTGTATTGGGGACAATTAAACAGTATGAAGATACAAAATTTGAGGGGAAATACTCCTTTTCGCTAGGCAAGAAGGATTTTGTAGCTATATCAAAAGGTCTTGGAGTTCCTGCTCTTAAAGTTGAAGGCAAAGGAGAAATGAAGAAAGGAATCAGAGAAACTTTGAACTCAGAAGGTCCTATGCTTTTGGACATCATAACGAATCCAAAAGAAAAAGTTCCTTCAGGTGGAATTTAG
- a CDS encoding Trm112 family protein, which yields MDKKLLDILACPVCKGDIFEDKEELVCVKCKRRYPVKEGIPIMLEEEARIE from the coding sequence ATAGACAAAAAGCTTCTTGATATTTTAGCATGCCCAGTTTGTAAAGGTGATATATTCGAGGATAAAGAAGAACTCGTATGTGTAAAATGCAAAAGGAGATACCCAGTTAAGGAAGGTATTCCTATAATGCTTGAAGAAGAAGCAAGAATTGAGTGA
- a CDS encoding Fic family protein, translated as MVYIIKKNVKGETYYYVNHSVRLGGRVKTVSYYLGKGPFTQSEIEFLVKEKSQMILLEAEFLKIFSKKLEYEEHILPASFINIIERLKKINRIMAPFNKSYFEKFEENLRLRYVHGSTAIEGNTISLRGAQLILEEDTPAGNTLREMYEILNYNELFKFLRSYNGDITLKFILTIHQMLMKNIDDENAGTLRNTDISISGSDYDPTPFPVLEDELNNLIEWYKEKKLTMFPVELACQFHQKFVEIHPFIDGNGRVSRELLNFILIRNNYPRLVIPFERRGIYLRCIDIGNSGELTPFIIFISGLLIEDSFRPVGTFFKQLKEKIKEEKYSSDISKELDNTMDDYKEILEIIKGMEGRIENLNLNELRKGKWK; from the coding sequence ATGGTCTATATCATAAAAAAGAATGTTAAGGGAGAAACTTATTACTATGTCAATCATTCTGTAAGATTGGGGGGCAGAGTAAAGACCGTTTCTTATTACCTGGGCAAAGGTCCATTTACTCAGTCCGAAATAGAATTTTTAGTGAAAGAAAAGTCTCAAATGATACTTCTCGAAGCAGAGTTTTTGAAGATATTTTCTAAGAAGTTAGAATATGAAGAACATATTCTCCCTGCCTCATTTATTAATATAATTGAAAGGCTAAAAAAAATAAATAGGATAATGGCCCCATTTAATAAAAGTTATTTTGAAAAATTTGAAGAAAATCTTAGATTGAGATATGTTCATGGGTCGACAGCAATTGAAGGTAATACTATATCATTGAGGGGCGCGCAGCTTATACTTGAAGAGGATACACCAGCAGGCAATACTCTGAGAGAAATGTATGAGATATTAAACTATAATGAACTTTTTAAATTCCTTAGAAGCTATAACGGAGATATCACTCTAAAATTTATTCTAACGATTCATCAGATGCTCATGAAAAATATAGATGATGAAAATGCCGGAACATTAAGAAATACTGATATTTCTATATCTGGGTCAGATTATGACCCCACGCCTTTTCCAGTCTTAGAAGATGAACTTAACAACTTAATAGAATGGTATAAAGAAAAAAAATTAACAATGTTTCCCGTTGAACTAGCTTGTCAGTTTCATCAGAAATTTGTTGAAATTCATCCATTTATTGATGGAAATGGTAGAGTTTCTAGAGAACTACTGAATTTTATCCTTATTAGAAATAATTATCCAAGGCTTGTTATTCCGTTTGAGAGAAGGGGAATTTATCTTAGATGCATAGATATTGGGAATTCAGGAGAACTAACGCCTTTCATTATTTTTATTTCAGGACTTTTGATTGAGGACTCATTTAGACCTGTAGGCACATTTTTTAAACAATTGAAGGAAAAGATAAAGGAAGAAAAATACTCTAGCGATATTTCAAAAGAGTTGGATAATACAATGGATGACTACAAAGAGATTTTGGAAATAATTAAAGGGATGGAAGGCCGAATAGAAAATTTGAACTTGAATGAATTAAGAAAGGGCAAATGGAAATAA
- a CDS encoding GMC family oxidoreductase N-terminal domain-containing protein, translating to MDKYDYIIIGSGASGGAVAEKISSDHKVLILEKGEYLPLNEAHKGYFRASSCKDFEEHGKIEILSGNGVGGTTLLAIGNGVRTQEKELKKLGIDIEKELDEVERDFELSPIPENMLGDRTNLFIEKSKELGYDPKIMPKMIDFKKCKKCGKCNMGCQFQAKKTSLYYIEKAISKGAELKTNFEALRINKSIKYFKVQGVEKGNLINITAKNVILSTGALDTPKILNNSGIMTPKKLFVDIFVTIGGKSNQSFKDEINMAAYIPFNDFLISPYYSERITKMLSEKKIESKRDNIIGLMIKIKDDSFGYVDKNFIEKYCTGKDVQKISNGVAIASRILKKSGVDTIVSTEAIGAHPGGTAPIGITVDNQFKTRMGFYVCDASILPESPGAPPILSLMALGKKLGENILNST from the coding sequence ATGGATAAATACGATTATATCATAATTGGAAGTGGTGCTAGTGGTGGTGCTGTTGCAGAAAAGATATCCTCAGACCATAAAGTCTTAATTCTTGAAAAAGGCGAGTATCTTCCCTTAAACGAAGCTCACAAGGGCTACTTCAGAGCTTCTTCTTGTAAAGATTTTGAAGAACATGGAAAAATAGAAATCTTAAGTGGTAATGGTGTTGGAGGAACAACATTATTAGCAATAGGTAATGGTGTGAGAACCCAAGAAAAGGAACTGAAAAAACTCGGCATAGACATTGAAAAAGAACTTGATGAAGTTGAAAGGGATTTTGAATTATCACCCATCCCAGAAAATATGCTAGGCGATAGGACTAATCTATTCATTGAAAAATCTAAAGAATTGGGTTATGACCCAAAAATAATGCCTAAAATGATTGACTTTAAGAAATGTAAAAAATGTGGAAAATGCAATATGGGGTGTCAATTTCAGGCAAAAAAAACTTCCCTTTATTATATCGAAAAGGCCATTTCTAAAGGCGCTGAGTTAAAGACTAATTTTGAAGCTTTGAGAATAAATAAAAGTATAAAGTACTTCAAAGTTCAGGGTGTGGAAAAAGGAAATCTCATTAATATTACTGCAAAAAATGTGATCTTGAGCACAGGTGCTCTTGATACGCCTAAAATCCTTAATAATTCAGGGATAATGACTCCAAAAAAACTCTTTGTGGACATATTTGTTACAATTGGTGGGAAGAGTAATCAATCTTTCAAAGATGAGATAAATATGGCAGCTTACATACCTTTCAATGATTTCTTAATTTCTCCTTATTACTCTGAAAGAATTACCAAAATGCTCAGTGAGAAGAAAATAGAATCTAAAAGAGATAATATAATCGGTTTAATGATCAAAATTAAAGATGACTCTTTTGGTTATGTTGACAAAAATTTTATCGAAAAATACTGTACTGGAAAAGATGTTCAAAAAATATCAAATGGTGTTGCTATTGCTTCAAGGATATTAAAGAAGTCAGGAGTAGATACGATAGTTTCAACTGAAGCTATTGGTGCACATCCCGGAGGAACTGCACCAATAGGGATAACTGTGGACAATCAATTCAAGACAAGAATGGGATTTTATGTATGCGATGCAAGTATACTTCCAGAATCGCCAGGCGCGCCCCCAATCCTTTCGCTGATGGCTTTAGGAAAAAAATTGGGAGAAAATATTCTAAATTCCACCTGA